A genomic segment from Panthera tigris isolate Pti1 chromosome A1, P.tigris_Pti1_mat1.1, whole genome shotgun sequence encodes:
- the GGACT gene encoding gamma-glutamylaminecyclotransferase yields the protein MARVFIYGTLKRGQPNHKVLLDGANGRAAFQGRGRTVEPYPLVIAGEHNIPWLLNLPGQGRRVAGEIYVVDEQMLSFLDEFEGCPDMYQRTPVRVTVLEWEGRQGTPEEMPATDGTLQCFVYSTASYAPEWVRLPHHDSYDSRGEHGLPYNPRENR from the coding sequence ATGGCTCGTGTGTTCATATACGGGACCCTGAAGAGAGGCCAGCCCAACCACAAGGTCCTGCTGGACGGTGCCAATGGCCGAGCGGCCTTCCAAGGCCGGGGCCGCACGGTGGAGCCGTACCCCTTGGTGATCGCCGGCGAACATAACATTCCGTGGCTGCTTAACCTCCCAGGGCAGGGGCGCCGCGTGGCAGGGGAGATCTATGTCGTGGACGAGCAGATGCTCAGCTTCCTGGATGAGTTTGAGGGTTGCCCCGACATGTACCAGCGCACCCCTGTGAGGGTCACGGTCCTCGagtgggagggcaggcagggcaccCCGGAGGAGATGCCGGCCACCGACGGGACCCTGCAGTGCTTTGTGTACAGCACGGCCTCCTACGCACCTGAGTGGGTCCGCCTCCCGCACCACGACAGTTACGACTCCCGGGGGGAGCATGGCCTTCCCTACAACCCGCGGGAAAACAGGTGA
- the LOC122236980 gene encoding formin-like protein 16 codes for MGCGGSHAREDSTEVNQAGAGAQVQREEEGVDAGAEGGRGWGMAQLGTESVSTNCGDSGSALDGSLRRPDTWEQPRLPHVCILPSSRLCPLLHPVQPRVQPFPALLQPPPRGSSSKTEASPRPPPQGSPAHLQAPSQQLPRAGPEQHPPSPASPQLLSKGPAP; via the coding sequence ATGGGGTGTGGAGGGAGTCATGCCAGGGAGGACAGCACGGAGGTGAATCAGGCGGGAGCTGGAGCACAGgtgcagagggaagaggaaggagtagACGCTGGAGCCGAGGGTGGCCGGGGCTGGGGGATGGCACAGCTGGGCACAGAGAGCGTCAGCACGAACTGTGGGGACAGCGGGAGCGCACTGGACGGGTCTCTGCGGAGACCAGACACTTGGGAGCAGCCCCGACTCCCCCACGTGTGTATCCTGCCCTCCAGCAGGCTCTGTCCACTGCTCCACCCAGTGCAACCCCGGGTCCAGCCATTTCCCGCCCTCCTGCAGCCTCCGCCCAGAGGGTCTTCCTCCAAAACAGAGGCCTCgcctcgccccccaccccaggggtcACCTGCCCACCTCCAGGCCCCTTCACAGCAGCTTCCTCGGGCCGGCCCAGAGCAGCACCCACCCAGCCCTGCCTCGCCCCAACTTCTCTCCAAGGGGCCTGCTCCCTGA